DNA from Bradyrhizobium japonicum USDA 6:
AGGAATGCCTGCTCGTCCTTGATACCAAGATCGCCGGCTATGCCGGCGACGAACAGAGGACGAAGGAAGATGACGCACGCCCAAACACAAGCCGAAAGCCGCTTCGATCGCGGCCAGCGGGCCCTGTCACGCATTGACGGCAGAGCCGGCGAAAAGGTCGTTGCCTCACTCGCCGACATCGCTCCGGATTTCGCACGATACGTGATCGAGTTTCCCTTCGGCGACATTTACAGCCGCCCGGACCTCGGCCTGCGCGATCGAGAGATCGCGACGATCGCCGCACTGACGGCGCTCGGAAATGCCGCGCCTCAGCTCAAGGTGCATATCGAGGCGGGCCTGAATGTCGGGCTGTCTCGCGACGAGATCGTGGAGATCATCATGCAGATGGCCGTCTATGCGGGCTTCCCGGCAGCGGTGAACGGGCTGTTCGCAGCCAAGGAGGTGTTTTCCGCGCATGACGGACGGCAGGCGTCCGGAGAAGCGACATGACGAATTTCGAACACGATGTGCGCCCGATCGTCGTCGGCGAACCCGCAAAACTGACCGAAGCGCAGGCCGATCTCGCCCGGGCACCACGGCCCGAGCGCTGGGTGCCGAAATGGCTGGTGTGATTGTTTCCACATCGTCATTGCGAGCGCAGCAAAGCAATCCAGACTGTCTCCGCGGAGGGATTCTGGATTGCTTCGCTACGCTCGCAATGACGGAGCGCCTCAGAACCCCGCGACGCTGCCGTGCAGATCGTACTGGTCCGCGCGCTCGATCTTCGCGGTGACGATCTCGCCGACGCGCAGAGGACGGCGGCTGGAGAGATAGACCGCGCCGTCGATCTCCGGCGCGTCGGCCTTGGAGCGGCCTTTTGAAACCGTCGGGCCGACCTCGTCGATGATGATCTGCTGGCGGGTGCCGACCTTGCGCTTCAGCCGGCGCGCCGAGATCTTTTGCTGGCGGGCCATCAGCGCGTTGTAGCGCTCCTGCTTGACCTCTTCCGGCACGGGGTTCTCGATCGCATTCGACGTCGCACCCGCAACCGGCTCGTATTTGAAGCAGCCGAGGCGATCGATCTCGGCTTCATCGAGCCAGTCGAGCAGATAGGCGAAGTCGGAATCGGTCTCGCCGGGGAAGCCCACGATGAAGGTCGAGCGCAAGGCGAGGTCAGGGCATTCCTCGCGCCACCGCTTGATCCGCGCCAGCGTCTTGTCCTGCGCCGCCGGACGCTTCATCGCCTTCAGCACCTCGGGGCTCGCGTGCTGGAAGGGGATGTCGAGATAGGGCAGCACCTTGCCCTCGTTCATCAGCGCGATGACTTCGTCGACATGCGGGTAGGGGTAGACATATTGCAGCCGCACCCAGGCACCGAGTTCGCCGAGCTCGCGGGCGAGGTCGAGGAATTTGGCGCGGACCTGACGATCCTTCCACGGGCTCTCGGCATATTTGAGGTCGACACCATAGGCGGAGGTGTCCTGCGAGATCACCAGCAGCTCCTTGACGCCGGCACCGACAAGGCGCTCGGCCTCGCGCAGCACGTCATTGGCCGGACGCGAGACGAGATCGCCGCGCAGCTTCGGGATGATGCAGAAGGTGCAGCGGTTGTTGCAGCCTTCGGAAATCTTCAAATAGGCGTAGTGGCGCGGCGTCAGCTTGATGCCCTGCGGTGGCACCAAATCGAGATGCGGATTGTGGGCCGGCGGCAGCGCGCGATGCACGGCATCGAGCACGCTCTCATACTGCTGCGGACCGGTGATCGACAGCACGCCGGGATAGGCCTGCTCGATCTGCTCGGGCTCGGCGCCCATGCAACCCGTCACGATCACCTTGCCGTTCTCGGCCATGGCCTCGCCGATCGCCGAAAGCGATTCCTGCTTGGCGCTGTCCAGGAAACCGCAGGTGTTGACGATGACGACATCTGCCCCGTCATGCTTGCGCGCGAGCTCATAGCCCTCGGCACGGAGGCGCGTGATGATGCGCTCGGAATCCACCAATGCCTTGGGACACCCGAGTGACGTGAATGAAATGCGGGGCGCTCTGTCCATGGTACCGCCTGGAGCCTAGATCTGAATTGTCCGGATTTAGCGATCCAACTAATTGAACCGATGGCGAAATTCAATAACTAACCTATGCGGTGCGATGCTAAAGCAGTACTCGCGCCCGGTTCCGATCGTGCGAGTGGAGGAGCCGAGATGGATTGCTCCAACGTGCACCTTTTTGTTGTTATTCTGTTCTTGCGTAATTCCACGGAGCTAAACTGCGATGCGCCGTTTCATCTTCGGCATGGCTTTCGTTACCGCTGCCTGCGGCGCGATGTTTCCGGTGCGGGCTGAAGTCGACAAGATCATCCATGTCTGCGATCGGCAAGAACGAATGTGTCCGGAATTCAGGCCACGCGTGAAGGCACCCGATGGATGGACGAGGGACGAGGCCGCGAGTCTCAAGTACGGCGCCTCGATGTTCGTGCCCAATGGGAAGACGTTCGGCAAAGCCGAAGTGATCATCTATGCCGATGGCCGCTACAACAAGGATCGGACCGAATTGGTTCAATGGGTCGCAACGAGCGATAGGGATTGGGCGACGACATCCGGCAAGAATGCCAAGATCACCACGCTTCCCGCGGTGAACCCCAAGGTCATTATCAACCGCTACGACAATCCGTCCCTGAAGGATCAGCCGATTGAAGTGATCGCGCATTACGCCGATCTCGACAAGGACGGCAATTCCTACGTCGTGCGGCTAGCGGTCTCGGGCCTCAACGAGACGGCGGTGCTGGCCGCCGTGCCACTTCTCGACCAAATGATCGCTGGCGCGAGGATTCCGTGAGAGCGTAAGCCCAGATGGCAGCTGCCGTCGGGCGAAAGTGGGCGGCTTCGAAAGTTCACATTCGTTGTCTCAGGGACACCCGAGCGACACCAAGCTGACCTTGGGCGCAGCCGTCTGATCCATATCTGATCTGCCTGATTGACAGGCCTGAGCTAGTCCCAATTGCCCATAATTACAACCCTTTGCATGGCCCTCCGGCATGCTATGGATGAATCGCCTGACGTGAGTGAGCTATGAGCGCCGAACAGTCGCCCAAAATCGTGATTGTCGACGAAAGCCCGATCCGGGCCGCGATCCTCGAGGAGGGGTTGCGGGAGGCCGGATTCACGCAGGTCGTTCATATCCGCGAGATGCAGAGCCTGCTCGCCCGTATTTATGCGGTGGATCCCGACATCATCCTGATCGACCTGGAAAACCCCAGCCGCGACGTGCTTGAGGCGATGTTCCAGGTTAGCCGCGCCGTGAAACGGCCGATCGCGATGTTCGTGGACCAGAGCGATTCAGCCTCGATCCAGGCGTCCGTGGAGGCGGGCGTATCCGCCTACATCGTTGACGGGTTGAAGAAGGAGCGCATCAAGCCGATCCTCGACCTGTGCGTATCCCGCTTCAACGCCTTTGCAAAACTCCAGGAGGAGCTGGAGCGCACCAAGTCGCAGCTCGAGGACCGCAAGATCATCGAGAAGGCCAAGGGCATCCTGATGAAGGTCAAGGGCCTCAACGAGGACGAGGCTTATGTGCTGCTGCGCTCCACGGCGATGCGCGAGAAGAAGAAAATCGGCGAGATCGCGCAGTCGATCATCACCGCGTCGGAGATGCTGAAATGACCGGTCCCCTCCGCATCGGATTCATTCCGCTGGTCGACGCCGCCGCCCTGATCGTCGCGGTCGACAAGGGCTTTGCCGCCGCCGAAGGGCTCGAGGTCGAGCTGGTGCGCGAGGTCTCCTGGTCCAACGTGCGCGACAAACTCAATATCGGCCTGTTCGACGCCGCGCATCTGCTGGCGCCGGTGGCGATCGCGTCCTCGCTCGGGCTCGGCCACGTCAAGGTGCCGATCGCGGCGCCCTTCAACCTCGGCATCAACGGTAACGCGATCACGGTCTCGCCGGCGCTCCACGCCGCGCTGATGGAGGAGATCGACGGCGACCGTTTCGATCCGCTTGTCACGGCGAAAGCGCTGGCGAAGGTCGTCGCCAAGCGTCGCAAGCTAGGTGCCGATCCGCTGACCTTCGGCATGACTTTCCCGTTCTCGACCCACAATTACCAGCTGCGGTTCTGGATGGCGGCGGCCGGCGTCGATCCGGATGAGGATGTGCGCCTCGTGGTGCTGCCGCCGCCCTACATGGTCGATAGCCTCGCCAACGGCCATGTCGATGCGTTCTGCGTCGGCGCGCCCTGGAACTCGGTCGCGGTCGATCTCGGCATCGGCCACATCCTGCATTTCGTCTCCGACATTCTCGTGCGCGCGGCAGAGAAGGTGCTGGCGGTTCGTCAGGTCTGGGCCGACAAGCATCCGGATGTGGTGGCAGCGCTGGTGCGCGCGGCCGTGAAGGGCGCCGCGTTCATCGAGGACCCCGCGAACCTGTCTGAGGCGGCGCGGATCCTGGCGCAGCCGGAGCGGATCGGCGTCGATGCCGAAGTCATTCAGCGAACCCTCACCGGGCGCCTGAAGATTTCTCCCGACGGCACCCTCCGCGAGAGCGGTCGCTATCTCCTGGTCGGACGCGAGGGGGCAGGGCGCCCGGACCCTGTCCAGGCGGCCTGGCTCTATGCGCAGATGGTGCGCTGGGGGCAAACGGCGTTGACGCCTGACGGCGTCAAGACGGCGATGGCCGTGTTCAGGCCCGAGCTCTACGACGCAGCCCTCGGTCAGCAATCGCCCGCTGAAGCCCCCGCGGCGTTCGGGGCATTTGCGGGCCCGGCCTTCGATCCCGGCAACATCCGCGGGCATCTGGAGGCCTTCGAGGTCGGACGCTGGAAGGCTTGATTCGGTCCTGCATCGTTTTTGTGCGGAAGAGATTATCGGCTAAATTTTGAGCCGCCTGCTCGAATTTCATGAGAGTTCCGGACCGCGGTTTTCCGGGCGTGTCCGTAACCATCTGAAATAAAAGCAATTTCCATTTCATCGAAGCTGGCACGCAACTTGTATGTTGCAGTGCGGCCAGCTTGTCACAGACGCCTGCTGAGCCGAGTCCCGCAGCAACGAAGCTGACCGGACCGTTGGGTGCGCAGCCGGCTTCTTGAGCCAGCCGAGTTCCTCGCGGGTCGCGCAATTTTCCGTCGATGCCACTCGGTGGCCGCAGGAGCTTCGTTACCGCCCATGAAAATCGATACGCTCTCAGTCGACTTTTCCGACGAGCAGAAACGCTATCTCGAAGGCTTCACGACCGGTTTGCAGATCAGCCGGGTCGGCCGCGGTCTCGGCGGCAGCGCCGGCAAGGCCAATGCCGAGCCCACGGGCCCCGACGCCGTCCACATCAAGGCGCAGGACAAGGTCATTGCAGCCGGCAAGAAGCTCGCCGACCAGGAGAAGTTCAAGCGCGACGAGCATCCCTTCGATGCCTATCCGCGGCTGCGGCAGCAGGCGCTCGACAACGCGCCGCCGAGCCCCGCGGACAATTTCCGCTGGCGCTACTACGGCATCTTCTACGTCGCGCCGACGCAGGACTCCTACATGTGCCGGCTGCGTATCCCGAACGGCATCATGAAGCACTGGCAGCTGTCCGGCCTTGCCGATCTCGCCGACGATCTCTGCGGCCCGTACAGCCACGTCACGACGCGCGCCAATCTCCAGCTCCGCGAGATCCCGCCGAAGAACGCGATCAGGCTGATCGAGGGCATCCAGGACCTCGGCCTGTGCTCGCGCGGCTCCGGCGCCGACAACATCCGCAACGTGACGGGGACGCCGACCGCCGGCATCGATCCGCAGGAGCTGATCGACACGCGGCCCTATGCGCGGGAGTGGCACTACCACATCCTCAACGACCGCTCGCTCTACGGCCTGCCGCGCAAGTTCAACGTCGCCTTCGACGGCGCCGGCAGGATCGCAGTGCTGGAGGAAACCAACGACATCGCTTTCACCGCGTTCGAGGTGAAGGACGGTTTTGGCGTCGAGCCCGGTGTCTGGTTCCGCCTCGGCCTCGGCGGCATCACCGGGCACAAGGACTTTGCAAAATACTCCAACATCATCGTCAAGCCGGAGCAGGCCACCGCCGTCGCCGACGCCATCGTGCGCGTGTTCATCGATCACGGCGACCGCACCAACCGCAACAAGGCGCGGCTGAAATACGTGCTCGATGCCATGGGTCATGACGGCTTCCTCAAGCTTGTCGAGGAGCGGCTGAAGACGCCGTTCACGCGCGTGCCGGAAGAGGCGTTTGCGCCGCGGCCAGCCGCGGACCGCATGGCGCATATCGGCGTGCACAAGCAGAAGCAGGACGGCTTGAGCTGGATCGGCGTCTCGCTGACGCTCGGCAAGATCAGCTGCGATCAGATGCGGGGTCTGGCCAAAGTGGCGCGGGACCTCGGCGACGGCGAGATCCGCCTGACCGTCTGGCAGAACCTGCTGATATCGGGCGTGCGCGACGAGAATGTCGAACTCGCCATCGCGGCGATCAAGCAGATCGGGCTCGCGGTCGAGGCCTCGCATATCCGCGCCGGCCTGATCGCCTGCACCGGCAATGCCGGCTGCCGTTTCGCGGCTTCCAATACCAAGCGCAATGCCGCCGAGATCGGCGACTGGTGCGAGCCGCGCGTCGCCATGGACAAGCCGGTCAACATCCATGTCACCGGCTGCCATCATTCCTGCGCGCAGCATTACATCAGCGACATCGGCCTGATCGGGGCGCGCGTGCCGATCAACGACGAAGACACGGTGGAGGGCTATCACCTCTTCACCGGTGGCGGGTTCGGCCCTGACGCCGACGTCGGGCAGGAGGTCTATCACGACCTGAAGGCCGAGGACGCGCCGAAGACGGTCGAGGGACTGCTCAAGGCCTATATCGCTCACCGCTCGTCGCCCGACGAGACCTTCCTGTCCTTTGCGCGCCGCCATGATGGCGAAACGCTGCGCAAGCTTGCCGATGCACAGGTGTCCGCATGAACCAGATCACGCCTCCGCCGAAACTCGACATCATTCCCGCCAGCGCCCCGTTCTCCGACGCGCAGCGCTCCTGGCTCAACGGCTTCTTTGCCGGACTGCTGTCGCCTGATGTGGCCACGCCGCTGTCGGCGGAGCAGGGCGCAGCGGTCATGCAAGCCGGTGACGGCGACGACGGTGAAGCGCCGTGGCACGACCAGACCATGCCGATTGCCGACCGGATGAAGCTCGCCGAGGGCCGTCCCGTGCGCCGCAAGATGATGGCCGCGATGGCGCAGCAGGACTGCGGCCAGTGCGGCTACAATTGCCACGACTATTCGGAGGCGATCGCCACCCGTAGCGAAGCACGGCTCAATCTCTGCGTCCCCGGCGGCAAGGAAACCGCGCGGATGCTGAAGTCGCTGTATGAGGAGCTGGACAAGGCGCCGGCGGCCAAGGCGGCTGACAAGGTGGATGCGGTCGCGGCGCCGGCCGTCACGGTGACGATCGCCGAGCCCGGCCGCTCGCGCGACAATCCGGTCGCGGCGACGTTTCTGTCGCGGCGCCTGCTCAACAAGGGGAAGTCGGAGAAAGAGACCTATCACGTCGAGTTCGATCTCGCCGAGAGCAAGCTCGACTATGTCGTCGGCGACAGCTTCGGCGTGTTCGCGCGCAACGAGGTCGGCCTCGTCGATCAGATCATCGCGCTGCTCGGCGCCTCCCACACCACCAAGGTCAACGGCAAGACGCTGCGCGAGGTGCTGATCGACGACGTCTCGCTGTCGCCCGCGCCCGACACGCTGTTCGAACTGATCTCCTTCATCACCGGCGGCGCGCAGCGCGAAAAGGCGCGGGCGCTGGCGCAGGGTGAGGATCCCGATGGCGACGCCGCCACGCTCGACGTCATGGCGGCGCTCCAGAAGTTTTCGGGCACGCGGCCGCATCCGGAGGCCTTCGTCGAGGCGCTGGAGCCGCTCCAGCCGCGGCTCTATTCGATCTCCTCCTCGCACAATGCGACGCCGGGAAAACTGTCGCTGACGGTGGACTCCGTGCGTTACGTCATCGGCAAGCGCAAGCGGATCGGCGTGGCCTCGACCTTCCTCGGCGAACGCATCGCCGAGGGCGAGAAGCTCAAGGTCTATGTGCAGAAGGCGCACGGTTTCGGCCTGCCGCAGGATCCGAAGACGCCTGTCATCATGATCGGCCCCGGCACCGGCATCGCGCCGTTCCGCGCCTTCCTGCTCGATCGCAAGGCGACCGGCGCGCCCGGCAAGAACTGGCTGTTCTTCGGCCATCAGCGCAGCGATTGCGATTTCTTCTACCAGGAAGAGCTCAACGCGATGAAGACCTCGGGGCTGCTGACGCGCATGTCGCTGGCCTGGTCGCGCGACGGCGAGAAGAAATTCTACGTCCAGGACCGCATGCGCGAGGTCGGCCGCGAGGTGTGGACGTGGCTCGCGGAAGGCGCGCATCTCTACATCTGCGGCGATGCCAAGCGGATGGCCAAGGACGTCGAGCGCGCACTGGTCG
Protein-coding regions in this window:
- a CDS encoding carboxymuconolactone decarboxylase family protein; this encodes MTHAQTQAESRFDRGQRALSRIDGRAGEKVVASLADIAPDFARYVIEFPFGDIYSRPDLGLRDREIATIAALTALGNAAPQLKVHIEAGLNVGLSRDEIVEIIMQMAVYAGFPAAVNGLFAAKEVFSAHDGRQASGEAT
- the rimO gene encoding 30S ribosomal protein S12 methylthiotransferase RimO, with translation MDRAPRISFTSLGCPKALVDSERIITRLRAEGYELARKHDGADVVIVNTCGFLDSAKQESLSAIGEAMAENGKVIVTGCMGAEPEQIEQAYPGVLSITGPQQYESVLDAVHRALPPAHNPHLDLVPPQGIKLTPRHYAYLKISEGCNNRCTFCIIPKLRGDLVSRPANDVLREAERLVGAGVKELLVISQDTSAYGVDLKYAESPWKDRQVRAKFLDLARELGELGAWVRLQYVYPYPHVDEVIALMNEGKVLPYLDIPFQHASPEVLKAMKRPAAQDKTLARIKRWREECPDLALRSTFIVGFPGETDSDFAYLLDWLDEAEIDRLGCFKYEPVAGATSNAIENPVPEEVKQERYNALMARQQKISARRLKRKVGTRQQIIIDEVGPTVSKGRSKADAPEIDGAVYLSSRRPLRVGEIVTAKIERADQYDLHGSVAGF
- a CDS encoding ANTAR domain-containing response regulator, with product MSAEQSPKIVIVDESPIRAAILEEGLREAGFTQVVHIREMQSLLARIYAVDPDIILIDLENPSRDVLEAMFQVSRAVKRPIAMFVDQSDSASIQASVEAGVSAYIVDGLKKERIKPILDLCVSRFNAFAKLQEELERTKSQLEDRKIIEKAKGILMKVKGLNEDEAYVLLRSTAMREKKKIGEIAQSIITASEMLK
- a CDS encoding CmpA/NrtA family ABC transporter substrate-binding protein, whose product is MTGPLRIGFIPLVDAAALIVAVDKGFAAAEGLEVELVREVSWSNVRDKLNIGLFDAAHLLAPVAIASSLGLGHVKVPIAAPFNLGINGNAITVSPALHAALMEEIDGDRFDPLVTAKALAKVVAKRRKLGADPLTFGMTFPFSTHNYQLRFWMAAAGVDPDEDVRLVVLPPPYMVDSLANGHVDAFCVGAPWNSVAVDLGIGHILHFVSDILVRAAEKVLAVRQVWADKHPDVVAALVRAAVKGAAFIEDPANLSEAARILAQPERIGVDAEVIQRTLTGRLKISPDGTLRESGRYLLVGREGAGRPDPVQAAWLYAQMVRWGQTALTPDGVKTAMAVFRPELYDAALGQQSPAEAPAAFGAFAGPAFDPGNIRGHLEAFEVGRWKA
- a CDS encoding NirA family protein produces the protein MKIDTLSVDFSDEQKRYLEGFTTGLQISRVGRGLGGSAGKANAEPTGPDAVHIKAQDKVIAAGKKLADQEKFKRDEHPFDAYPRLRQQALDNAPPSPADNFRWRYYGIFYVAPTQDSYMCRLRIPNGIMKHWQLSGLADLADDLCGPYSHVTTRANLQLREIPPKNAIRLIEGIQDLGLCSRGSGADNIRNVTGTPTAGIDPQELIDTRPYAREWHYHILNDRSLYGLPRKFNVAFDGAGRIAVLEETNDIAFTAFEVKDGFGVEPGVWFRLGLGGITGHKDFAKYSNIIVKPEQATAVADAIVRVFIDHGDRTNRNKARLKYVLDAMGHDGFLKLVEERLKTPFTRVPEEAFAPRPAADRMAHIGVHKQKQDGLSWIGVSLTLGKISCDQMRGLAKVARDLGDGEIRLTVWQNLLISGVRDENVELAIAAIKQIGLAVEASHIRAGLIACTGNAGCRFAASNTKRNAAEIGDWCEPRVAMDKPVNIHVTGCHHSCAQHYISDIGLIGARVPINDEDTVEGYHLFTGGGFGPDADVGQEVYHDLKAEDAPKTVEGLLKAYIAHRSSPDETFLSFARRHDGETLRKLADAQVSA
- a CDS encoding sulfite reductase subunit alpha, which produces MNQITPPPKLDIIPASAPFSDAQRSWLNGFFAGLLSPDVATPLSAEQGAAVMQAGDGDDGEAPWHDQTMPIADRMKLAEGRPVRRKMMAAMAQQDCGQCGYNCHDYSEAIATRSEARLNLCVPGGKETARMLKSLYEELDKAPAAKAADKVDAVAAPAVTVTIAEPGRSRDNPVAATFLSRRLLNKGKSEKETYHVEFDLAESKLDYVVGDSFGVFARNEVGLVDQIIALLGASHTTKVNGKTLREVLIDDVSLSPAPDTLFELISFITGGAQREKARALAQGEDPDGDAATLDVMAALQKFSGTRPHPEAFVEALEPLQPRLYSISSSHNATPGKLSLTVDSVRYVIGKRKRIGVASTFLGERIAEGEKLKVYVQKAHGFGLPQDPKTPVIMIGPGTGIAPFRAFLLDRKATGAPGKNWLFFGHQRSDCDFFYQEELNAMKTSGLLTRMSLAWSRDGEKKFYVQDRMREVGREVWTWLAEGAHLYICGDAKRMAKDVERALVDIVAQFGARSTDEAVSFVAELKKTGRFQADVY